In the Podospora pseudocomata strain CBS 415.72m chromosome 5, whole genome shotgun sequence genome, one interval contains:
- the DHH1 gene encoding DExD/H-box ATP-dependent RNA helicase dhh1 (COG:A; EggNog:ENOG503NV8Q): MTDSLADKLQATSLNDDEWKKNLNIPTKDNRQQTEDVTNTKGMEFEDFGLKRSLLMGIFEAGFEKPSPIQEESIPVALTGRDILARAKNGTGKTAAFVIPALQKINPKINKIQCLILVPTRELAMQTSQVCKTLGKHLGVNVMVTTGGTGLRDDIVRLQDPVHIVVGTPGRILDLAGKQVADLSECPMFIMDEADKLLSAEFTPVIEQLLQFHPKDRQVMLFSATFPISVKDFSDKNMKEPYEINLMDELTLRGITQYYAYVEEKQKVHCLNTLFSKLQINQSIIFCNSTNRVELLAKKITELGYSCFYSHAKMQQHARNRVFHDFRNGVCRNLVCSDLLTRGIDIQAVNVVINFDFPKNAETYLHRIGRSGRYGHLGLAINLINWDDRFNLYNIERDLGTEIQPIPATIDKSLYVYENPESIPRPISNFRSAGNQQQGQQQPMNPPTHQAQPAGPRPGGASGNWQGRSPQQIEGNQAANSFQQFPDQGGRATNTGFAPRGGYQSRGNPGGHRGNGRGRGGFQQTQPSRYPTRGGRGGQGQTPIQQPPSGPN; this comes from the exons ATGACCGACAGTCTCGCGGACAAGCTCCAGGCGACAAGCTTGAA TGATGACGAGTGGAAGAAGAACTTGAACATTCCCACGAAAGACAACAGACAACAGACCGAG GatgtcaccaacaccaagggCATGGAGTTTGAGGACTTCGGACTCAAGCGATCCTTACTGATGGGCATTTTCGAAGCTGGTTTCGAGAAGCCCTCGCCCATCCAAGAAGAAAGCATTCCAGTTGCGCTCACCGGGCGTGATATTCTTGCGCGCGCCAAGAACGGAACCGGCAAAACAGCTGCCTTCGTCATCCCCGCTCTCCAAAAGATCAACCCCAAAATCAACAAGATCCAGTGTCTTATCCTAGTCCCGACCAGAGAACTCGCCATGCAGACATCCCAGGTTTGCAAGacgcttggaaagcaccTCGGCGTCAACGTCATGGTTACCACTGGTGGCACAGGCCTCCGCGATGACATTGTCCGTCTCCAGGACCCCGTCCATATTGTGGTCGGCACCCCGGGCAGAATCCTCGATTTGGCTGGAAAGCAGGTGGCGGATTTGAGTGAATGCCCCATGTTCATCATGGACGAAGCTGACAAGCTTCTCTCGGCCGAGTTCACCCCCGTCATCGAACAACTTCTCCAGTTCCACCCCAAGGATCGCCAGGTCATGCTGTTCTCAGCCACCTTCCCTATTTCGGTCAAGGATTTCTCTGATAAGAACATGAAAGAACCTTACGAGATCAACCTCATGGACGAGCTCACTCTGCGCGGTATCACCCAGTACTACGCCTAcgtcgaggagaagcaaAAAGTGCACTGCCTGAACACCCTCTTTTCAAAGCTGCAGATCAACCAGTCCATTATTTTCTGCAACTCGACCAACCGTGTCGAGCTTTTGGCCAAGAAGATCACCGAGTTGGGCTACTCGTGTTTCTACAGTCACGCCAAGATGCAACAGCACGCTCGCAACCGTGTCTTCCACGACTTTAGGAACGGTGTTTGCCGCAACCTCGTCTGCTCGGATCTTCTCACGCGTGGTATCGACATTCAGGCTGTCAATGTGGTGATCAACTTTGACTTCCCAAAGAATGCCGAGACATATCTTCATCGTATCGGTCGCTCGGGCCGTTACGGCCATCTTGGTTTGGCCATCAACCTGATCAACTGGGATGACAGGTTCAACCTCTACAACATTGAACGTGACTTGGGCACTGAAATCCAGCCCATTCCTGCCACCATTGACAAGAGTCTCTACGTCTACGAGAATCCCGAGTCGATTCCTAGGCCCATTTCCAACTTCAGGTCTGCTGGTAACCAGCAGCAGggtcaacagcagccaatGAACCCACCAACTCACCAGGCTCAACCCGCTGGTCCCCGCCCGGGAGGTGCTTCGGGAAACTGGCAGGGACGGTCTCCCCAGCAGATTGAAGGCAATCAGGCGGCAAACAGCTTCCAGCAGTTCCCGGACCAAGGCGGCCGGGCAACCAACACTGGTTTTGCGCCCCGCGGAGGGTACCAGTCCCGTGGAAACCCCGGCGGTCACCGGGGCAATGGCCGAGGCCGCGGTGGGTTCCAGCAAACCCAGCCTTCCCGCTATCCGACCCgcggtggtcgtggtggtcaGGGGCAAACCCCTATTCAGCAGCCCCCTTCTGGGCCCAACTAG
- the JID1 gene encoding J domain-containing protein 1 (COG:O; EggNog:ENOG503P2ZS) — MMLLKRHTVTPFPLTTFVLPSASITSSCQLPRCHLQKRSYASVQDKPPKWPTSASPTPYEVFGLTKDDVYTKARFNQLVKLYHPDLHHHSAHDGIPHVMKLERYRLVIAANDILSNPQKRRLYDLHRIGWGNHTDPHVEHRAAGRSWRKEPGNASQNATWEDWEQWYQERDGKKQEPVFMSNFGFATILACCAVVGVWTQVAYAEKKSASILNLQAQQQAVITRDMMSRERAKAAMSREGRVETFLLSRELGKSEYDLPGHGASDGGGGEAEAP; from the coding sequence ATGATGCTGCTCAAAAGACATACCGTTACaccatttcccttgaccacTTTTGTGCTGCCATCAGCTTCGATAACGTCATCGTGTCAGCTACCGCGCTGCCATCTCCAGAAGCGCTCATACGCCTCGGTTCAGGACAAGCCACCGAAATGGCCTACTTCTGCAAGCCCCACTCCGTATGAGGTCTTTGGACTTACCAAAGACGATGTATACACCAAAGCACGGTTCAACCAGTTGGTCAAACTCTATCATCCCGATCTCCACCATCACTCGGCCCACGATGGCATCCCCCATGTGATGAAGCTCGAGAGATATCGCCTCGTCATTGCGGCCAATGACATCCTCAGCAATCCTCAGAAGCGTCGACTCTACGACCTCCACCGAATTGGCTGGGGAAATCACACCGACCCACATGTTGAACATCGGGCGGCAGGGAGGTCATGGAGGAAGGAGCCTGGGAACGCCAGCCAGAACGCCACTTGGGAAGACTGGGAGCAATGGTACCAGGAGAGGGATGGCAAGAAGCAAGAGCCGGTCTTCATGTCCAACTTTGGCTTCGCCACCATCTTGGCATgctgtgctgttgttggtgtctgGACCCAGGTGGCATATGCCGAGAAGAAGTCGGCAAGCATCTTGAACCTGCAAGCCCAGCAACAGGCCGTCATCACCAGAGATATGATGTCGCGCGAGAGAGCGAAAGCGGCCATGAGCCGCGAGGGTAGGGTCGAGACATTCTTGTTGTCACGAGAGCTTGGAAAGTCGGAATATGATTTACCAGGACACGGAGCCTcagacggtggaggtggtgaggccgAGGCGCCATGA
- a CDS encoding hypothetical protein (EggNog:ENOG503PMTH), with protein MPPKKKALIKKATPKGRLKASSTESTKGKATATTSTKKTHAASKASKDNDDGLVKFPHFKRFPLEIQQEIFTQALRKPSIHFMNVEKAVIPGYTNDKGNWVDPTWHLAYYPKPKSTDGSGYRINKDMGSVSRAAQQAVVLATKNPGNLPFSRAWGPMDTNHDLVVLDFLAGATSNPKSDFRYFHVNNQFFVPYFDPELSFPAGRSRLRDEGEKNKKSVFRTETPGGMADLKKVGVVYKQSSERTCAKQNTVFQCCIHVDGSIVPHGDWTMCPDEVAGFIDSMPGLEVLYFVVQVPKGSRENRERLEIYRRWFSTTYHEQRRIKGQPEDWLTLFHDADKTYIDVDRFLMLPSDEARRMDLDVVREVRELIKEVHRQLTQDKDATPMDLRRIFRTPLGKRQAMAYKILLPVSGI; from the exons ATGCCTCCCAAAAAGAAGGCCTTGATCAAAAAGGCCACCCCCAAGGGTCGCCTCAAGGCCAGCAGCACCGAAAGCACCAAAGGCAAGGCCACCGCGACCACCTCGACCAAGAAAACCCATGCCGCCTCCAAGGCCTCCAAGgacaacgacgacggccTGGTCAAATTCCCCCACTTCAAGCGTTTCCCCCTCGAGATCCAGCAAGAGATCTTCACCCAAGCCCTCCGCAAACCCAGCATCCACTTCATGAACGTCGAGAAAGCCGTCATCCCGGGCTACACCAACGACAAAGGCAACTGGGTCGACCCCACCTGGCATCTGGCTTACtaccccaaacccaaaagcACCGACGGCTCGGGCTATCGTATCAACAAGGACATGGGCTCCGTCAGCCGCGCAGCCCAGCAGGCTGTTGTTCTCGCCACAAAAAACCCGggcaacctccccttctctcGCGCCTGGGGACCCATGGACACAAACCACGACCTTGTCGTGCTCGACTTCCTCGCCGGCGCGACGTCAAACCCCAAGTCTGACTTTCGCTACTTTCATGTTAATAACCAGTTTTTCGTGCCTTACTTTGATCCTGAGCTGTCTTTTCCCGCGGGGAGATCCAGGCTtagggatgagggggagaagaacaagaagtcTGTTTTTAGGACGGAGACTCCGGGTGGGATGGCTGATTTGAAGAAGGTGGGTGTTGTGTATAAGCAGAGTTCTGAGCGCACTTGCGCGAAGCAAAACACTGTTTTTCAGTGCTGCATCCATGTTGACGGGAGCATCGTGCCTCATGGGGACTGGACCATGTGTCCGGATGAGGTGGCGGGGTTTATCGACTCGATGCCGGGGTTGGAAGTTTTGTACTTTGTCGTGCAGGTTCCGAAGGGAAGCAGAGAGAATAGGGAGCGGTTGGAGATTTATAGGAGGTGGTTTTCTACAA CTTACCATGAACAGCGCCGCATCAAGGGCCAACCTGAAGACTGGCTCACCCTGTTCCACGACGCCGACAAGACCTACATCGATGTTGACCGCTTCCTCATGCTTCCTAGCGATGAGGCCCGGCGTATGGACCTTGATGTTGTCAGGGAGGTCAGGGAGCTGATCAAGGAGGTTCATAGGCAGCTGACGCAGGACAAGGACGCGACTCCGATGGATCTCCGGAGGATCTTTCGGACTCCGCTGGGGAAGAGGCAGGCAATGGCTTACAAGATCTTGCTGCCGGTCAGTGGCATCTAG
- a CDS encoding hypothetical protein (EggNog:ENOG503NYCD) gives MADSDVPIALRRTPRRTAASVRFQASSKTSTKGQSSSRTAPPKTSDSAVATTPRRKTTRKHVRFSDPGPVIGNGATQVEDGVSTSWTGLTPMISRTRLATGTPKRRHSSAPVYSTANTSYESEEITFLPLRQVLDGRVKRRIRRNGLSEEMNTIFAERKTKAKQTKEEMNRLRQELEEKDEAIMRLQEETVMVDTDRVWELERKVSRLRRQLSQMSGATSSPSRPSTAASSSPPQQDWTDAARDPFSKDAYSMDLGMDDDLPDNDTDEEIFGDSTMAELACSTPTRKPNATVHHTSASFRSSFPTPPSTSPARQFNTTDDPLTPCSSKPRTTTTTTTATSIAIQTSLPDPAIPHLQTKLSTLQRDLDIFKNQLTSHLSLPTGTAPSDILSSLSQTLTSLSDKTHALTTLNKSLSSLGFAPSSTPNPDALDIITGISSTLRSCRLELEYLSPGELTLPLSGSGGQVLKMMVQKLQELDKRSKDAGEVIEELRERERGLKGELSARVDFTDHLQERLAKEQNDKKELEAKVEELREAVDKYTNGISKLETLISDLEERLEQESIEQQLHITALERGYKDQLAEVKTRYEEELNGREEAILGWRAEIERVRGELRETGELVGRLKDEVARVGGENDALKVENAVIAQKYEAEKKRGKRIVGELGRVLALARGEESEDEEVVPSAGMEKGTKKRRYDGRMGFTNEAEGEEVEAVGAV, from the coding sequence ATGGCGGATTCAGATGTTCCCATTGCGCTTCGGCGcacgccgaggaggacggcggCGAGTGTTCGGTTTCAGGCTTCGTCAAAAACTTCAACAAAGGGGCAATCTTCATCACGAACAGCCCCACCAAAAACATCAGATTCGGCAGTTGCAacgacgccgaggaggaagacaaCAAGAAAACACGTGAGATTTTCGGATCCGGGACCGGTTATTGGGAATGGAGCAACACAAGTAGAGGATGGGGTGTCGACGTCTTGGACGGGCCTGACACCCATGATATCCCGGACTCGTCTGGCCACAGGCACCCCTAAGCGCCGACACTCTTCAGCACCAGTCTACTCAACCGCAAATACCAGTTATGAAAGCGAAGAAAtcaccttccttcccctccgccaAGTTCTCGATGGCCGGGTTAAACGCCGCATCAGACGGAATGGGCTCAGCGAGGAGATGAACACCATTTTCGCCGAACGAAAGACCAAGGCAAAGCAGACAAAAGAGGAGATGAACCGTCTGAGGCAGGAATTAGAGGAAAAGGACGAGGCGATCATGAGATTAcaggaggagacggtgatggtggacaCAGACCGGGTATGGGAGCTGGAAAGGAAAGTATCACGGTTAAGGAGGCAGTTGAGCCAGATGTCAggggcaacatcatcaccctctaggccgtcaacagcagcaagcagcagccccCCACAGCAAGACTGGACAGACGCCGCTCGTGATCCCTTCTCAAAGGATGCCTACTCTATGGATCTGGGCATGGACGACGACCTCCCAGACAACGACACAGACGAGGAGATATTTGGCGATTCCACCATGGCCGAACTAGCATGCAGCACGCCCACCCGAAAGCCAAACGCCACAGTCCACCACACCTCTGCCTCCTTCCGGTCGTCATTTCCcaccccgccatcaaccagcccagctcgacaattcaacaccaccgacgaccCCTTAACCCCCTGCTCGTCCAAGCCCcgcaccacaacaacaacaacaacagccacctCAATAGCAAtccaaacctccctccccgaccccgccatcccccatctccaaaccAAACTATCAACCCTCCAACGCGACCTCGACATCTTCAAAAACCAGTTAACCTcgcacctctccctcccaaccggCACCGCCCCCTCGGACATATtatcctccctctcccaaaccctcaCGTCCCTATCCGACAAGACCCACGCGTTGACAACCCTGAACaaatccctctcctccctcgggTTTGCCCCCTCTAGCACTCCAAACCCAGACGCGCTGGATATAATAACCGGCATATCCTCCACCTTGCGCTCTTGCCGCCTAGAACTGGAGTACTTATCCCCCGGGGAACTAACCCTCCCCTTGTCTGGTTCGGGGGGACAAGTTCTCAAGATGATGGTGCAAAAACTGCAGGAGCTGGACAAGAGGAGTAAAGACGCGGGGGAAGTGATtgaggagttgagggagcGGGAAAGGGGGTTAAAGGGGGAGTTGAGTGCCAGGGTTGACTTCACCGATCACTTacaggagaggttggcgaagGAGCAAAACGACAAAAAAGAGTTGGaggccaaggtggaggagttgagggaggcggtggataAATACACCAATGGCATTTCCAAGCTGGAAACCCTCATCAGCGAtctggaggagaggttggaacAGGAGAGTATTGAGCAGCAGCTTCACATCACGGCGCTGGAGCGGGGGTATAAAGACCAGTTGGCGGAGGTGAAGACGAGGTATGAGGAGGAATTAAacgggagggaggaggctatTTTGGGATGGCGGGCTGAGATTGAACGGGTTAGGGGGGAGTTGAGAGAGAcgggggagttggtggggaggttgaaggatGAGGTGGCGAGGGTAGGTGGGGAGAATGATGCGCTCAAGGTGGAGAATGCGGTTATTGCTCAAAAGTatgaggctgagaagaaaagggggaagagaATTGTCGGGGAGTTGGGACGGGTGCTGGCTTTGGCTcgtggggaggagagtgaagatgaggaagttGTGCCGTCGGCTGGTATGGAAAAGGGGACGAAAAAGAGGAGGTATGACGGTCGGATGGGGTTCACGAATGAGGCTGAAGGCGAAGAGGTTGAAGCCGTTGGGGCTGTGTGA